In Pantoea cypripedii, the following proteins share a genomic window:
- the ybbP gene encoding putative ABC transporter permease subunit YbbP has translation MIWRWFWREWRSPSLLIVWLALTLAVACVLALGSISDRMEKGLSQQSRDFMAGDRTLRSSSPAPDAWLAKAREEGLSVSRQLSFMTMTFAQQTPQLADVKAVDDAYPMFGTLQTDPPGLRPVAGTVLVAPRLLALLNLKTGDQIDVGDTTLRIAGEVIQEPDAGFNPFQTAPRLLMNLADVEKTGAIQPGSRLSWRYKFSGDPAPLARYDSWIQPQLKADQRWISVENSEDALGRSMQRAQQFLLLSALLTLLLAIAAVAVAMSHYCRSRYDLVAVLKTLGATRRVLQRLIIGQWLAVLLLAALAGSVLGQGIEVILLVMLKPVLPGALPAASFWPWLWALGAMFVISLLVGLRPYRLLMATLPLRVLRRDAVANVWPLRVYLPVMALVVIGLLALLMGGSKMLWALLVGVVMLAILLAVLGWGALLLLRRLVVRNLAMRLAINRLLRQPAMTLSQLAAFSLSFMLLALLLVMRGDLLDRWQQQLPPDSPNYFLLNMTQEQVPQVRDFLNSHHIKAETFYPIIRARLTQLNGKDADPNMDNALNRELNLTWQADRPDHNPLVAGTWPPRAGEVSVETELADRLGVKLGDTLTFSGDTQQFSAKITSLRKVDWESMRPNFFFIFPPGALDDQPQTWLTSFRMDSNPTLLAQLNRSFPTLSLLDIGSILRQIGQVLAQVSQALEIMVVLVTICGVLLLLAQIQVGMRQRRQELVVYRTLGASKRLLRGTLWCEFALLGVVSGVAAALGAEAALWGLQRKIFDFPWEPDWSLWLALPICGAVLLSLCGGWLGVRLLKGKALFRRFEAA, from the coding sequence TAAGCCAGCAAAGCCGTGATTTTATGGCAGGCGATCGCACGTTGCGCAGCAGTTCTCCGGCACCGGACGCCTGGCTGGCAAAAGCGCGTGAGGAGGGCTTGTCAGTCAGTCGACAGCTGAGTTTTATGACCATGACCTTTGCGCAGCAAACACCGCAGCTGGCGGATGTGAAGGCGGTCGATGATGCGTATCCGATGTTTGGCACCCTGCAAACGGATCCCCCTGGCCTGCGCCCGGTTGCCGGAACGGTGCTGGTGGCCCCGCGCTTGCTGGCGCTGCTCAACCTGAAAACCGGCGACCAGATTGATGTGGGTGACACCACGCTGCGTATTGCCGGGGAGGTGATTCAGGAGCCGGATGCCGGTTTCAATCCGTTCCAGACCGCCCCGCGCCTGCTGATGAACCTGGCCGATGTGGAGAAAACCGGTGCCATTCAGCCAGGCAGCCGTCTCAGCTGGCGTTACAAATTCTCGGGCGATCCGGCCCCGCTGGCGCGTTATGACAGCTGGATTCAGCCGCAACTGAAAGCCGATCAGCGCTGGATCAGCGTCGAAAACTCAGAAGATGCATTAGGACGATCGATGCAGCGGGCGCAGCAATTTTTGCTGCTTTCGGCGTTACTGACGCTGCTGCTGGCGATCGCCGCCGTCGCGGTGGCGATGAGCCACTATTGTCGCAGCCGCTATGATTTGGTGGCGGTGCTGAAAACCCTTGGTGCGACGCGGCGGGTGCTGCAACGCTTAATCATCGGCCAGTGGCTGGCAGTGTTGTTGCTGGCAGCGCTGGCGGGGAGCGTATTGGGGCAGGGGATTGAGGTCATCCTGCTGGTGATGCTGAAACCGGTCCTGCCTGGCGCGCTTCCGGCCGCCAGTTTCTGGCCCTGGCTGTGGGCGCTGGGGGCGATGTTTGTGATTTCGCTGCTGGTGGGGCTGCGACCTTATCGTTTATTAATGGCAACCTTGCCGCTGCGCGTATTGCGACGGGATGCGGTGGCGAATGTCTGGCCGCTGCGCGTCTATCTGCCGGTGATGGCGCTGGTGGTGATTGGTTTGCTGGCGCTGCTGATGGGCGGCAGCAAAATGTTGTGGGCGCTGCTGGTGGGCGTGGTGATGCTGGCAATCTTGCTGGCGGTGCTTGGCTGGGGGGCGCTGCTGCTGTTGCGGCGTCTGGTGGTGCGCAATCTGGCGATGCGGCTGGCGATCAATCGTCTGCTGCGCCAGCCTGCCATGACCCTCAGCCAGTTGGCGGCTTTTTCGCTCTCCTTTATGTTGCTGGCGCTATTGCTGGTGATGCGCGGTGACCTGCTGGATCGTTGGCAACAACAATTGCCACCGGATAGCCCCAACTATTTTCTGCTGAATATGACGCAGGAACAGGTGCCGCAGGTACGTGATTTCCTCAATTCGCATCACATCAAAGCAGAAACCTTCTATCCGATTATTCGCGCGCGTCTGACGCAGCTGAACGGGAAGGATGCCGATCCGAATATGGATAACGCGCTGAATCGCGAGCTGAATCTGACGTGGCAGGCGGATCGACCGGACCACAACCCGCTGGTGGCGGGCACATGGCCGCCGCGTGCCGGGGAGGTTTCAGTAGAAACTGAGCTGGCAGATCGGCTGGGAGTGAAACTGGGCGATACCTTAACCTTCAGCGGCGATACCCAGCAGTTCAGCGCCAAAATTACCAGCCTGCGTAAAGTTGACTGGGAAAGCATGCGACCAAACTTCTTCTTCATTTTCCCGCCGGGGGCGCTGGATGATCAGCCGCAGACGTGGCTGACCAGCTTCCGTATGGACAGCAATCCGACCTTACTGGCGCAACTGAATCGCAGCTTCCCCACCCTAAGCCTGCTGGATATTGGCAGCATACTGCGCCAGATCGGTCAGGTGCTGGCGCAGGTCAGCCAGGCGCTGGAAATTATGGTAGTGCTGGTGACGATTTGCGGCGTGTTGCTGTTGCTGGCGCAGATTCAGGTCGGTATGCGTCAGCGGCGTCAGGAGCTGGTGGTTTATCGCACGCTGGGGGCGAGCAAGCGGCTGCTGCGTGGGACGTTATGGTGCGAGTTCGCGCTGCTTGGTGTGGTGTCGGGTGTGGCGGCGGCGCTGGGTGCGGAAGCGGCCCTGTGGGGATTACAGCGTAAAATCTTTGATTTTCCGTGGGAACCAGACTGGAGCCTGTGGCTGGCGTTACCGATCTGCGGAGCAGTTTTGCTGTCGTTGTGCGGCGGCTGGCTGGGTGTGCGCTTGCTGAAAGGGAAAGCATTGTTCAGAAGGTTTGAGGCGGCGTGA
- the purK gene encoding 5-(carboxyamino)imidazole ribonucleotide synthase — translation MKPVCVLGNGQLGRMLRQAGEPLGIAVYPVGLDAEPSALPIAQSVITAEIERWPETALTRELASHPAFVNRDIFPRLADRLTQKQLLDQLNLATAPWQLLADKGEWPQVFSSLGELAIVKRRTGGYDGRGQWRLRANETDSLPDECYGECIVEQGINFSGEVSLVGARGQDGSTVFYPLTHNLHQDGILRTSVAFPQADAAQQQQAEAMLSAIMHELNYVGVMAMECFVTPQGLLINELAPRVHNSGHWTQNGASISQFELHLRAVLGLPLPQPVVFAPSVMVNLIGTDVNLAWLHQPLVHLHWYEKEVRPGRKVGHLNLTDSDQTRLAAALNALVPMLPPEYASGIAWAVEKL, via the coding sequence ATGAAGCCGGTTTGCGTACTGGGAAATGGTCAGTTAGGCCGCATGCTGCGTCAGGCCGGTGAACCGCTGGGGATCGCTGTCTACCCGGTAGGGTTGGATGCGGAACCCTCTGCCCTGCCGATTGCACAAAGCGTTATCACCGCCGAAATTGAACGCTGGCCGGAAACCGCGCTGACGCGTGAGCTGGCAAGCCATCCGGCGTTTGTGAATCGCGATATTTTCCCGCGTCTGGCCGATCGCCTGACGCAAAAACAGCTGCTCGATCAGCTCAACCTCGCCACCGCGCCGTGGCAGTTGCTGGCGGATAAAGGCGAGTGGCCGCAGGTGTTCAGTTCACTGGGCGAACTTGCCATTGTCAAACGCCGTACCGGTGGTTATGACGGGCGTGGTCAGTGGCGTCTGCGCGCCAATGAAACCGATAGCCTGCCGGATGAATGCTACGGTGAATGTATCGTTGAGCAGGGTATCAACTTCAGCGGTGAAGTTTCACTGGTGGGCGCGCGCGGTCAGGACGGCAGCACCGTTTTCTATCCGCTGACCCATAACCTGCATCAGGATGGCATTCTGCGTACCAGCGTGGCCTTTCCGCAGGCGGATGCCGCGCAGCAGCAGCAGGCCGAAGCCATGCTCAGCGCCATCATGCATGAGCTGAACTACGTGGGCGTGATGGCGATGGAATGTTTCGTCACACCACAAGGTCTGCTGATCAACGAATTGGCTCCACGCGTGCACAACAGCGGGCACTGGACACAGAATGGCGCGTCCATCAGCCAGTTCGAGCTGCATTTACGTGCCGTACTGGGCTTACCGCTGCCACAGCCGGTGGTATTTGCACCTTCCGTGATGGTCAACCTGATCGGTACTGATGTGAATCTGGCGTGGCTGCATCAGCCGCTGGTACATCTGCATTGGTACGAAAAAGAAGTGCGTCCGGGACGTAAAGTGGGCCACCTGAATCTCACTGACAGCGACCAGACCCGCCTGGCTGCGGCTCTGAACGCGCTGGTGCCCATGCTGCCGCCTGAGTACGCCAGTGGCATTGCCTGGGCGGTGGAGAAGCTGTAA
- the purE gene encoding 5-(carboxyamino)imidazole ribonucleotide mutase: MSSNAAPARIAIVMGSKSDWATMQFAEEILNSLDVPFHVEVVSAHRTPDKLFSFAENAAQNGFQVIIAGAGGAAHLPGMLAAKTLVPVLGVPVQSAALSGVDSLYSIVQMPRGIPVGTLAIGKAGAANAALLAAQILAIHDSTLATRLATWRQTQTDEVLNNPDPRGDA; this comes from the coding sequence ATGTCATCCAACGCCGCCCCGGCTCGTATCGCCATCGTCATGGGTTCCAAAAGTGACTGGGCTACCATGCAGTTCGCCGAGGAAATTCTTAACAGCCTGGATGTCCCCTTCCACGTTGAAGTGGTCTCTGCTCACCGTACGCCGGACAAACTGTTCAGCTTTGCCGAAAACGCCGCCCAGAATGGTTTTCAGGTGATTATCGCCGGTGCTGGCGGTGCCGCACATCTGCCGGGCATGCTGGCAGCCAAAACCCTGGTGCCGGTGCTGGGTGTCCCGGTACAAAGCGCCGCGCTGAGTGGGGTCGATAGCCTTTACTCCATCGTGCAAATGCCGCGTGGTATCCCGGTAGGTACGCTGGCAATCGGTAAAGCCGGTGCCGCGAACGCCGCACTGCTGGCCGCACAGATTCTGGCGATTCACGACAGCACGCTGGCAACTCGCCTGGCAACCTGGCGTCAGACCCAGACTGATGAAGTGCTGAACAACCCGGACCCGCGGGGGGATGCATGA
- a CDS encoding UDP-2,3-diacylglucosamine diphosphatase, translated as MSRTLFIADLHLCQDEPAITAGFLHFLQREAHQCDALYILGDLFEAWIGDDDPNPLHQQIAAALKALPVPKYFIHGNRDFLLGQRFAAACGMTLLPEEQVLTLYGQRLLIMHGDTLCTDDEGYQRFRAKVHQRWLQKLFLALPLRLRMRIAARMRANSKQANQHKSLSIMDVNQQAVIEAMTRQQVRLLIHGHTHRPAIHEFVLQAENAQRVVLGAWHQQGSMVQVDASGVSLIEFPF; from the coding sequence ATGTCGCGCACGCTGTTTATCGCAGATCTTCATCTGTGTCAGGACGAACCGGCAATTACTGCCGGTTTTCTGCATTTTTTGCAGCGTGAAGCGCATCAGTGCGATGCACTTTACATCCTCGGTGACCTGTTTGAAGCCTGGATCGGCGATGACGATCCTAATCCGCTGCATCAGCAAATCGCCGCTGCACTCAAGGCGTTGCCGGTGCCGAAGTATTTTATTCACGGCAATCGCGATTTCCTGCTCGGCCAGCGCTTTGCTGCTGCCTGCGGCATGACGTTGCTACCGGAAGAACAGGTGTTAACTTTGTATGGTCAGCGCCTGCTGATTATGCACGGCGACACCCTCTGCACCGATGATGAAGGTTACCAGCGTTTTCGCGCCAAAGTGCATCAGCGCTGGCTGCAAAAGTTGTTTCTCGCCTTACCGCTGCGTCTGCGGATGCGAATTGCCGCCAGAATGCGCGCCAACAGCAAACAGGCCAATCAGCATAAGTCGCTGAGCATCATGGATGTCAATCAACAGGCAGTTATCGAGGCCATGACACGCCAGCAGGTGCGGCTATTGATTCACGGCCATACCCATCGCCCGGCTATCCATGAGTTTGTTTTACAGGCGGAAAACGCGCAACGCGTGGTGCTCGGTGCCTGGCATCAGCAGGGATCGATGGTTCAGGTCGATGCCAGTGGCGTCAGCCTTATCGAATTTCCGTTCTGA
- the ppiB gene encoding peptidylprolyl isomerase B codes for MVTFQTNHGDIVIKTFDDKAPATVKNFLDYCRDGFYDNTIFHRVINGFMIQGGGFEPGMKQKATKEEIRNEANNGLKNTRGTLAMARTQAPHSATAQFFINVADNDFLNFRDESLQGWGYCVFAEVVEGMDVVEKIKAVATGRSGMHQDVPKDDVIIQKVTVSE; via the coding sequence ATGGTCACTTTCCAGACGAACCATGGCGATATCGTAATTAAAACTTTCGATGATAAAGCGCCGGCAACCGTAAAGAACTTCCTGGATTACTGCCGTGATGGTTTCTACGACAACACCATTTTCCACCGTGTCATCAATGGCTTTATGATCCAGGGCGGCGGTTTTGAGCCTGGCATGAAACAGAAAGCCACCAAAGAAGAAATCCGTAACGAAGCCAACAACGGTCTGAAAAACACCCGTGGCACCCTGGCGATGGCTCGTACTCAGGCCCCGCACTCTGCCACTGCGCAGTTCTTCATCAACGTAGCCGACAACGACTTCCTGAACTTCCGTGACGAAAGCCTGCAGGGCTGGGGTTACTGCGTGTTTGCTGAAGTGGTTGAAGGTATGGACGTAGTCGAAAAAATCAAAGCGGTCGCTACCGGCCGCAGCGGCATGCACCAGGATGTGCCGAAAGATGACGTGATCATCCAGAAAGTGACCGTTAGCGAGTAA
- the cysS gene encoding cysteine--tRNA ligase produces the protein MLKIYNTLSRQKEEFKPIHAGEIGMYVCGITVYDLCHIGHGRTFVAFDVVARYLRYVGYTLKYVRNITDIDDKIIKRANENGESIETLTNRMIGEMHKDFAALGILPPNLEPRATRHIDEIIELVGLLIERGHAYVADNGDVMFDVLSDKDYGALSRQDLEQLQAGARVEVAEVKRNPMDFVLWKMSKADEPAWSSPWGNGRPGWHIECSAMNCKQLGTHFDIHGGGSDLMFPHHENEVAQSTCAHDGPYVNYWMHSGMVMVDREKMSKSLGNFFTVRDVLQHYDAETVRYFLMSGHYRSQLNYGEDNLNQARAALERLYTALRHTDAAAVAAGGEEFETRFRTAMDDDFNTPEAYSVLFDMAREVNRLKTEEKAAADALAAKLRQLADVLGILQQDPEQFLQSGAQANDDEVAEIEALIQMRNDARKAKDWAQADVARDKLNALGIVLEDGPQGTTWRRK, from the coding sequence ATGTTAAAGATTTATAACACCCTGAGTCGACAGAAAGAGGAATTCAAACCCATCCATGCTGGCGAAATCGGCATGTACGTGTGCGGCATCACGGTGTACGACCTCTGTCATATCGGCCACGGGCGTACCTTCGTTGCGTTTGATGTGGTGGCGCGCTACCTGCGCTATGTCGGTTATACGCTGAAGTATGTGCGTAACATCACCGATATTGACGACAAAATTATCAAACGTGCCAACGAAAACGGCGAAAGTATCGAAACTCTGACCAATCGTATGATCGGTGAAATGCATAAAGATTTCGCCGCGCTGGGTATCCTGCCGCCAAATCTGGAGCCGCGCGCCACGCGTCATATCGACGAGATTATCGAGCTGGTTGGCCTGCTGATTGAGCGTGGTCACGCCTATGTGGCTGACAACGGCGACGTGATGTTTGATGTCCTCAGCGACAAAGATTACGGTGCGCTGTCACGCCAGGATCTGGAGCAATTGCAGGCCGGTGCGCGCGTGGAAGTGGCTGAAGTGAAACGCAATCCGATGGATTTTGTGCTGTGGAAGATGTCCAAAGCGGACGAACCGGCATGGAGTTCACCGTGGGGCAATGGTCGCCCGGGCTGGCATATTGAATGTTCGGCGATGAACTGCAAACAACTCGGCACCCATTTCGATATTCACGGCGGCGGTTCCGATCTGATGTTCCCGCATCATGAAAATGAAGTGGCACAGTCCACCTGTGCGCATGACGGCCCGTACGTTAATTACTGGATGCACTCCGGTATGGTGATGGTTGACCGCGAGAAGATGTCAAAATCCCTCGGCAACTTCTTTACCGTGCGCGATGTGCTGCAACATTACGATGCGGAAACCGTGCGTTATTTCCTGATGTCGGGCCACTATCGCAGCCAACTTAACTATGGCGAAGATAACCTCAATCAGGCGCGTGCGGCGCTGGAACGCCTTTACACCGCGCTGCGTCATACCGATGCTGCTGCGGTGGCGGCGGGTGGTGAAGAGTTCGAAACGCGTTTCCGTACCGCAATGGATGATGACTTCAACACGCCGGAAGCTTACTCGGTGCTGTTTGATATGGCGCGTGAAGTGAACCGTCTGAAAACAGAAGAAAAAGCGGCTGCCGATGCGCTGGCGGCGAAACTGCGTCAGCTGGCGGATGTGCTGGGCATCCTGCAACAGGATCCGGAGCAGTTCCTGCAAAGCGGTGCGCAGGCGAACGATGATGAAGTGGCGGAGATTGAAGCGCTGATTCAGATGCGTAACGATGCGCGTAAAGCGAAGGACTGGGCGCAGGCCGATGTGGCGCGCGATAAGCTGAATGCGTTGGGGATCGTGCTGGAAGATGGTCCGCAGGGCACGACATGGCGTCGTAAATAA
- the ybcJ gene encoding ribosome-associated protein YbcJ: MASFSLGKHPHVDLCDLLKLEGWVESGAQAKAVIGEGEVLVDGAVETRKRCKIFAGQTVEFAGQRITVVA; the protein is encoded by the coding sequence ATGGCAAGTTTTTCTCTGGGTAAACACCCGCATGTTGATCTGTGCGATCTGCTGAAACTCGAAGGCTGGGTAGAGAGTGGCGCTCAGGCTAAAGCGGTCATCGGCGAAGGTGAAGTGCTCGTTGATGGCGCAGTGGAAACCCGTAAACGCTGTAAGATTTTCGCCGGTCAGACGGTGGAATTTGCCGGTCAACGCATTACCGTTGTGGCATAA
- the folD gene encoding bifunctional methylenetetrahydrofolate dehydrogenase/methenyltetrahydrofolate cyclohydrolase FolD, with the protein MAAKIIDGKTIAQQVRLEVAEKVQQRLAAGKRAPGLAVVLVGENPASQIYVASKRRACEEVGFISRSYDLPATTSEAELLDLIDALNNDHEIDGILVQLPLPAGIDNVKVLERIVPDKDVDGFHPYNVGRLCQRAPKLRPCTPRGIVTLLERYNIDTYGLNAVVVGASNIVGRPMSMELLLAGCTTTVTHRFTKDLRHHIEHADLLIVAVGKPNFIPGDWIKPGAIVIDVGINRLESGKVVGDVDYAAAAERASYITPVPGGVGPMTVATLIQNTLQACEEYHDEENV; encoded by the coding sequence ATGGCAGCAAAAATTATTGACGGTAAAACGATTGCGCAGCAGGTGCGCCTTGAGGTTGCGGAAAAAGTACAGCAGCGTCTGGCAGCCGGAAAACGCGCCCCGGGACTGGCAGTCGTTCTGGTGGGTGAAAACCCTGCTTCACAGATCTATGTCGCCAGCAAACGTCGCGCCTGTGAAGAAGTGGGCTTCATATCCCGTTCATACGATTTGCCTGCCACTACCAGCGAAGCCGAGCTGCTGGATTTAATCGATGCCCTGAACAACGATCACGAGATCGATGGCATTCTGGTGCAGTTGCCGCTGCCGGCAGGCATCGATAACGTCAAAGTGCTGGAACGCATCGTGCCGGATAAAGACGTCGATGGCTTCCATCCGTACAACGTCGGTCGCCTGTGTCAGCGCGCACCGAAACTGCGCCCCTGCACCCCGCGCGGTATCGTGACGTTGCTGGAGCGCTATAACATCGATACCTACGGCCTGAATGCCGTGGTGGTTGGCGCATCGAATATTGTTGGGCGTCCGATGAGCATGGAGCTGCTGCTGGCGGGTTGCACCACCACCGTCACCCATCGCTTCACTAAAGATCTGCGTCACCATATTGAACATGCTGACCTGTTAATCGTCGCGGTGGGTAAACCAAACTTTATCCCAGGTGACTGGATTAAACCTGGCGCGATTGTGATCGATGTGGGTATCAACCGTCTGGAAAGCGGTAAAGTTGTGGGTGATGTGGATTATGCTGCCGCTGCCGAACGCGCTTCTTATATCACGCCGGTGCCGGGCGGTGTTGGCCCGATGACGGTCGCCACCCTGATCCAAAACACGCTGCAGGCGTGCGAAGAATATCACGATGAGGAGAACGTATAA
- a CDS encoding DUF1198 family protein has protein sequence MIWLILATLVVVFVVGFRLLTAGSRHAAQALSKRLQLPPVHVESMLSLMGKEAAKEFTDYITGDNESHLQNAAAVLLIWQVFIVDSGEANMQRWHQILTRAHFSPVITQQQLLLAMGFLRELEPDRQEMNALRERFNGGFAQGIELEGEAKEETNLISMSEYRNRH, from the coding sequence ATGATCTGGCTAATTCTTGCGACTTTAGTGGTGGTATTTGTAGTGGGTTTCCGCCTGCTGACTGCCGGTTCACGCCATGCGGCGCAGGCGCTGAGCAAGCGACTGCAACTGCCCCCGGTGCATGTGGAATCGATGTTGTCGCTGATGGGCAAAGAGGCGGCGAAGGAGTTTACCGACTACATCACCGGCGACAATGAAAGCCATTTACAAAATGCCGCGGCGGTGCTGCTGATCTGGCAGGTGTTTATCGTCGATAGCGGGGAGGCGAATATGCAGCGCTGGCACCAGATTCTGACGCGCGCGCATTTTTCTCCGGTTATCACGCAACAACAACTGTTGCTGGCGATGGGTTTTCTGCGCGAACTGGAACCCGACAGGCAGGAGATGAACGCGCTGCGCGAACGATTTAATGGCGGTTTTGCCCAGGGAATCGAGCTGGAAGGCGAGGCGAAAGAAGAGACGAATCTGATCTCAATGAGCGAATATCGCAATCGCCACTGA
- a CDS encoding phosphoserine transaminase: MISRNALNFSGGPGALPETVLAQVEAAIKEVPEVGLSILGISHRSDWFAAVVEETENNIRTLLGLSKDFHILFLQGGATQQFSMVPMTLLRGQKHAAEYLDTGYWSSKVVTEARREGPVKVLWSGESCGFNRLPADDELDFSPDAPYLHYVSNETVEGLQFQRILGRDDVPRVCDMSSDFLSKPCDANKFSVIYAHAQKNIGPAGVTIVLVHDTVVKASSEELPSFLNYRRQVESHSNLNTPPVFAIYVVLLVTRWLLNDVGGLENMARTNRHKAELLYAMLDNSDGFYNGWSSVEDRSQMNVAFKLPDEMLVKKFLAESHEAGFSGLAGHRAIGGIRASIYNALSLPAAEKLTNFMDDFMRKNRK, translated from the coding sequence ATGATTTCACGTAACGCCCTGAATTTCTCCGGTGGCCCTGGGGCATTACCGGAAACGGTTCTCGCACAGGTTGAAGCTGCAATTAAAGAAGTGCCAGAAGTTGGCCTGTCCATCCTCGGTATCAGCCATCGTTCTGATTGGTTTGCTGCCGTTGTTGAAGAAACAGAAAACAACATTCGCACCCTGCTGGGGCTGTCGAAAGATTTCCACATTCTGTTCCTGCAAGGCGGTGCCACGCAGCAGTTCTCTATGGTACCGATGACACTGCTTCGCGGTCAGAAACACGCCGCTGAATATCTTGATACCGGTTACTGGAGCAGTAAAGTTGTCACTGAAGCTCGCCGCGAAGGCCCGGTTAAAGTGCTCTGGAGCGGTGAATCTTGCGGATTTAACCGCCTGCCTGCTGATGATGAACTCGATTTTTCACCGGACGCGCCTTATCTGCATTACGTCTCGAACGAAACGGTTGAAGGGCTGCAATTCCAGCGCATCCTGGGCCGCGATGATGTTCCGCGTGTGTGCGATATGTCTTCTGATTTCCTGTCAAAACCTTGCGATGCCAATAAATTCTCGGTGATTTACGCTCATGCCCAGAAAAACATCGGCCCGGCAGGCGTCACCATCGTGCTGGTACATGACACCGTGGTAAAAGCCTCTTCTGAGGAGTTGCCCTCTTTCCTGAACTACCGCCGTCAGGTGGAATCCCATTCCAATCTCAACACGCCGCCGGTGTTTGCCATTTACGTTGTACTGCTGGTTACCCGCTGGTTACTTAATGATGTTGGTGGTCTGGAAAATATGGCGCGAACCAACCGCCATAAAGCTGAGTTGCTGTACGCCATGCTGGATAACAGTGATGGTTTCTACAATGGCTGGAGCAGCGTCGAAGACCGCTCACAAATGAACGTGGCGTTTAAACTTCCTGATGAAATGCTGGTGAAAAAATTCCTGGCTGAAAGCCATGAAGCAGGCTTCTCAGGCCTGGCAGGCCATCGCGCCATCGGCGGTATCCGTGCCTCTATCTATAATGCACTGTCCCTGCCTGCGGCTGAAAAACTGACCAACTTCATGGATGATTTCATGCGTAAAAACCGCAAATAA